In Reichenbachiella agarivorans, one genomic interval encodes:
- a CDS encoding pyruvate dehydrogenase complex dihydrolipoamide acetyltransferase, which translates to MAEVIRMPKMSDTMEEGVIASWLKKVGDTVKSGDILAEVETDKATMELESYEDGTLLYIGIEEKASVPVDGVIAIIGKKGENIDSLISSIGSESKDEAPAKEKTEESAPAAEPAEKIDTSGIKATVIKMPKMSDTMEEGVIAAWVKKVGDTVKSGDILAEVETDKATMELESYDDGVLLYTAVEAGKGVPVDGVIAIIGEKGADYETLLKAEASNKSVTKSAEAAPAAKEDKKETPKAAPAPSAPAASSHSTNNGRVIASPLAKKLAEEKGFDIAQIPGSGDGGRIIKRDVEAFVPTATAVAAGGSVAAAVGVESYEDVPASQMRKAITKSLNASQFGAPHFYLTMEIDMDKTMEARASINEMAAPAKISFNDIVIKAVAAALKKHPMVNSSWISETNSIRMNHHISIGVAMAIEDGLVVPVVKFADNKSLAQISAEVKEFGGKAKAKKLGLDEMQGNTFTVSNLGMFGISEFTSIINAPESCILAVGAIKATPVVKNGQIVPGNIMKVTLTCDHRTVDGAVGSAFLQTLKGFIEDPVRILI; encoded by the coding sequence ATGGCAGAAGTAATAAGAATGCCGAAGATGAGTGACACCATGGAAGAGGGTGTAATCGCGTCTTGGCTCAAAAAAGTAGGAGATACAGTAAAATCAGGAGATATTTTAGCAGAAGTGGAAACCGACAAAGCCACAATGGAGCTTGAATCTTACGAGGATGGAACCTTATTGTATATCGGTATCGAAGAAAAAGCTTCTGTTCCAGTAGACGGTGTGATCGCCATCATCGGAAAAAAAGGTGAAAATATTGACAGCTTGATTTCTTCTATTGGCAGTGAGTCAAAGGATGAGGCTCCAGCCAAAGAAAAAACTGAGGAGAGTGCTCCTGCAGCTGAACCAGCAGAAAAAATTGATACTTCGGGCATCAAAGCTACTGTGATCAAAATGCCAAAAATGAGTGATACCATGGAAGAAGGTGTCATCGCAGCATGGGTCAAAAAAGTAGGCGACACAGTAAAATCTGGCGATATCCTGGCAGAAGTAGAAACTGACAAAGCCACCATGGAACTCGAATCATACGACGATGGCGTATTGCTATACACTGCCGTAGAAGCAGGCAAAGGCGTACCAGTCGACGGTGTGATCGCTATCATCGGTGAAAAAGGTGCTGATTACGAGACCTTGTTGAAAGCAGAAGCCAGCAACAAATCAGTAACTAAATCAGCCGAAGCAGCGCCTGCTGCTAAAGAAGATAAAAAAGAAACACCTAAAGCTGCTCCAGCACCTAGTGCTCCTGCAGCTAGCTCACATAGCACCAACAATGGCAGAGTAATAGCCTCTCCATTGGCCAAAAAATTAGCAGAAGAAAAAGGGTTTGACATTGCTCAGATTCCTGGATCAGGAGATGGTGGCAGAATCATCAAAAGAGACGTAGAGGCATTTGTTCCTACTGCTACCGCAGTAGCAGCTGGAGGATCTGTAGCAGCAGCTGTGGGTGTAGAAAGCTACGAGGATGTACCTGCTTCTCAAATGAGAAAGGCGATTACAAAGAGTCTCAATGCAAGCCAATTCGGCGCACCTCACTTCTACTTGACCATGGAAATCGACATGGACAAAACCATGGAGGCTAGAGCAAGCATCAACGAAATGGCAGCTCCTGCAAAAATTTCGTTCAACGATATCGTAATCAAAGCAGTAGCCGCTGCATTGAAAAAACATCCAATGGTGAATAGCTCTTGGATCAGCGAAACCAACAGCATCCGTATGAACCACCACATCAGTATCGGTGTGGCCATGGCAATAGAAGATGGTTTGGTCGTGCCAGTAGTGAAATTTGCAGACAACAAGTCATTGGCTCAAATCTCTGCAGAGGTAAAAGAGTTTGGCGGAAAAGCAAAAGCGAAGAAACTAGGATTGGACGAAATGCAAGGCAATACCTTCACGGTATCCAACTTGGGTATGTTTGGCATCTCTGAGTTTACTTCTATCATCAACGCACCTGAATCATGTATCCTAGCAGTAGGAGCTATCAAGGCTACTCCAGTCGTGAAAAATGGTCAAATCGTACCAGGCAACATCATGAAAGTGACTTTGACCTGTGATCACAGAACAGTAGATGGTGCAGTAGGTTCAGCCTTCTTGCAGACATTGAAAGGCTTCATCGAAGATCCAGTTAGGATCTTAATTTAA
- a CDS encoding class I adenylate-forming enzyme family protein, whose amino-acid sequence MYHIYQSLIASADQYPDQIAIIDERGELTYGNLLTQVNALKNNLTKQNIGTGMTVGILTANNRDFVICMYAALASGAVVMPIFHQQKPQEIVKATEEAGLHVIISDRVERLQILDERAFSVGEKEVYYFARLNRTVEENLVQHFPNPAFIRFTSGTTGEAKGVVVSHEAVLERIQAANEALQITPEDRILWVFPMAYHFMVSIVLYLANAATIVINNDFMAEEIIRSIVTHQVTFFYCSPMHLKLLTTYESARPMPSLQRVVSTTTGVSAAVCTAFQEKYQLPVHQAFGIIEIGLPIVNKANAALYPDAVGLPLSAYEVKILDESGHELPPNSIGRLGIKGPGMFSGYLKSPRSKEELLESGFFMTGDLAVMDDSGIVTIKGRDKDVIIVHGNKAFPTEIEQVINTYPEIKMSRAFGQAHPLLGEIVVAEVIAAVPIESEKLIAHCRKQLSSFKVPQRIMQVERIEMTGSGKIKRVF is encoded by the coding sequence ATGTATCACATTTATCAATCCCTCATAGCATCCGCAGATCAGTATCCTGATCAGATCGCCATCATCGATGAGAGAGGAGAGTTGACTTATGGAAACCTCCTGACTCAAGTAAATGCCTTAAAAAATAATCTCACGAAACAAAATATAGGTACAGGCATGACGGTTGGCATCTTGACTGCCAACAACAGAGACTTTGTTATCTGCATGTATGCCGCACTGGCAAGTGGTGCCGTGGTAATGCCGATTTTTCATCAGCAAAAGCCCCAGGAAATTGTAAAAGCAACTGAGGAAGCGGGTCTCCATGTGATCATCAGTGACCGAGTGGAGAGACTGCAAATACTGGACGAAAGGGCATTTTCAGTAGGAGAGAAGGAAGTGTATTATTTTGCGAGATTGAATAGAACCGTGGAAGAAAACTTGGTTCAGCATTTTCCAAATCCTGCCTTTATCCGCTTCACATCTGGTACGACTGGTGAGGCCAAGGGGGTAGTAGTGAGTCATGAAGCAGTGCTAGAGCGAATCCAAGCCGCCAATGAGGCATTGCAAATCACCCCGGAAGACAGAATATTGTGGGTATTTCCAATGGCCTACCATTTCATGGTGTCCATCGTGCTCTACCTCGCAAATGCCGCAACCATCGTCATCAACAATGATTTCATGGCGGAGGAAATCATCCGTAGCATTGTGACCCATCAAGTCACCTTTTTTTATTGTTCGCCGATGCACCTCAAACTACTGACTACCTACGAGAGTGCTAGGCCTATGCCATCACTTCAGCGAGTGGTGTCCACTACCACCGGCGTTTCAGCGGCGGTCTGTACGGCCTTTCAAGAAAAATATCAGCTTCCCGTTCACCAGGCATTTGGAATCATAGAGATTGGTTTGCCCATCGTCAACAAAGCAAATGCAGCCTTGTATCCAGATGCTGTCGGTTTGCCTTTGTCAGCATATGAGGTGAAAATCCTGGACGAGTCGGGTCATGAACTACCTCCCAATTCAATAGGAAGACTGGGGATCAAAGGTCCTGGGATGTTTAGTGGTTATTTGAAATCCCCACGCAGCAAAGAGGAGCTTTTGGAAAGTGGTTTTTTCATGACGGGAGATCTGGCAGTGATGGATGATTCTGGGATTGTCACGATCAAAGGTCGCGACAAGGATGTGATCATTGTCCATGGCAACAAAGCTTTCCCGACGGAGATAGAGCAAGTGATCAATACCTATCCTGAGATCAAGATGTCAAGGGCATTTGGTCAAGCTCATCCCTTGCTTGGAGAGATCGTGGTGGCAGAGGTCATCGCTGCAGTACCTATCGAGAGTGAAAAATTGATCGCTCATTGTCGCAAACAACTTTCTTCATTCAAGGTGCCACAGAGAATCATGCAAGTAGAAAGGATAGAAATGACAGGAAGCGGAAAAATCAAGAGGGTGTTTTGA
- a CDS encoding DUF6261 family protein: protein MINGIAITRLRNSEFSQLNSDVLALIQRNDPAALKVEEAYNLLKAENDELTVLLNPDKGSALTALLEAADDRRDHAVTGINLVVSGYVNHFDQATRGHALALLRNLGQYGSGNLARANYQSETAGISSMLTDWTTKPELAAAITALHLDDWKEELPWPTRSSTISICPAPRRSA, encoded by the coding sequence ATGATCAATGGAATCGCAATCACTAGGTTACGCAACAGCGAGTTTTCCCAACTGAACAGCGACGTATTGGCACTGATCCAGCGCAACGACCCTGCTGCCCTGAAGGTAGAAGAGGCTTACAACCTGCTGAAAGCCGAAAATGATGAACTCACCGTCCTACTCAACCCAGACAAAGGCAGCGCCCTAACCGCGCTGCTGGAAGCTGCCGATGACCGTCGTGACCATGCCGTCACAGGCATCAATCTGGTGGTGTCGGGTTATGTCAATCATTTTGACCAGGCTACCCGTGGGCATGCACTCGCTCTACTGCGCAATCTGGGGCAATATGGCAGTGGGAACCTCGCTAGAGCAAACTACCAGAGTGAGACGGCTGGCATCAGCAGCATGCTGACCGACTGGACTACCAAGCCCGAACTGGCGGCTGCCATCACGGCACTGCACCTAGACGACTGGAAAGAGGAACTGCCCTGGCCAACAAGGAGTTCAACGATCTCTATCTGTCCCGCACCGAGGAGGTCTGCTTGA
- a CDS encoding VOC family protein — protein MKLGAFSISLAVKDIHKSKAFYENLGFVYKGGNIDQNWVVLKNENAVIGLFQGMFEDNIITFNPGWDGSAQELEEYDDVRAIQNHLKKCGIELTAEADETSSGPAHITLTDPDGNHILIDQHR, from the coding sequence ATGAAATTAGGAGCATTTTCGATCAGTCTTGCAGTCAAAGACATCCATAAGTCAAAAGCATTCTATGAGAACCTAGGCTTTGTCTACAAGGGGGGAAACATCGACCAAAACTGGGTGGTTCTCAAAAATGAAAATGCCGTCATTGGCCTTTTTCAGGGGATGTTTGAGGACAACATCATCACCTTCAACCCTGGATGGGACGGCAGTGCACAAGAACTAGAAGAGTATGACGATGTACGCGCGATACAAAACCACCTCAAAAAATGTGGTATAGAACTGACTGCCGAAGCTGATGAAACATCCTCTGGCCCAGCACACATCACCTTGACCGACCCTGATGGCAACCATATCCTGATCGACCAACACAGGTAA
- a CDS encoding YheT family hydrolase has translation MPLISNSTYLRPSWLFSRHLETIVPSTLRRISGPKVKSRVRIETTDDDFLDLDWYKNNADKVLILSHGLEGDSQRPYILGMVNKFFAEGWDVIAWNYRGCSGEPNRQPKFYHSGATSDLHEVVSYVLQQDFKEVALSGFSLGGNLTLKFLGEYEQDARVTAAAVFSVPLDLAGCAREIDKRHNVLYSKRFLKSLKEKVRCKSDLIKDMVDMAKIEQSKSVYEFDNYLTAPIHGFGTADNYYARCSSREFIHGIKIPTLVVNALNDPFLSTSCFDTTNFVTSDDVYFEMPKFGGHVGFSSVGTRGVYWSEQRAFDFISQQIHDR, from the coding sequence ATGCCACTAATTTCAAATTCAACTTACCTACGTCCGTCTTGGTTGTTCAGTAGACATTTGGAAACAATTGTACCTAGCACGCTGCGTAGGATCAGCGGACCCAAGGTGAAATCACGGGTCAGGATCGAGACGACAGACGATGATTTCTTGGATTTGGACTGGTACAAAAACAATGCTGACAAGGTCTTGATCTTGTCCCACGGGCTCGAAGGGGATAGCCAGCGACCATATATATTGGGGATGGTCAACAAGTTTTTTGCGGAGGGCTGGGATGTGATCGCATGGAACTATCGAGGCTGTAGCGGTGAGCCCAATCGCCAGCCGAAATTTTATCACAGTGGAGCGACATCTGATTTGCACGAAGTGGTTTCTTATGTGCTACAACAGGATTTTAAGGAAGTAGCACTGTCGGGGTTTAGTTTGGGAGGCAATCTGACCTTGAAGTTTCTAGGCGAATATGAACAGGATGCCAGAGTCACAGCAGCGGCTGTTTTTTCTGTTCCTTTAGACCTAGCAGGATGTGCACGAGAGATTGACAAGAGGCACAATGTGCTTTATTCCAAAAGATTCTTAAAATCCCTGAAAGAAAAAGTGCGCTGCAAAAGTGATTTGATCAAGGACATGGTTGATATGGCCAAAATCGAGCAGTCCAAAAGTGTCTATGAGTTTGACAATTATCTCACTGCGCCCATTCATGGTTTTGGGACGGCGGACAATTATTATGCACGCTGCAGCTCCCGGGAATTCATCCATGGAATCAAAATCCCTACGCTAGTGGTCAATGCACTCAATGATCCATTTCTATCCACCTCGTGTTTTGATACAACAAATTTCGTCACATCAGATGATGTTTATTTCGAGATGCCTAAATTTGGAGGTCATGTGGGGTTTAGTTCCGTAGGTACTCGTGGAGTCTATTGGTCTGAGCAAAGAGCATTTGACTTTATTTCGCAGCAAATACATGATCGATAG
- a CDS encoding M28 family metallopeptidase, with amino-acid sequence MIKKLLLSFLFFFCLLVCQGQHLPYAKEVVQKLASPAFKGRGYVEKGEQIAAQYVAEEFEKIGLKPFKKSYFQTFTTSVNTFPSAMMIALDGKEIVAGQDYLVEAGSPGLSGSFPVLSLSAEDILDEATLIQTLQESNKKFILIQDFDRKEFVKEQLQRIDEVISFLKYNPENPAAGTIILTSGKLTWGASTQQYSKPNIILKIDSTYTAINQISLEIGNQFYKNYKTQNVIGFMTGERSDSLMVYTAHYDHLGMMGENAIFPGANDNASGVAMLLSLAKHYQTHPPRFNTIFIAFGGEELGLLGSQYFVQNPLFDLSKIKFLVNFDITGTGEDGIQVVNGSVYREQFDRLTAINDEMELLSQVKIRGQACNSDHCMFDQMGVPCFFIYTLGGIQAYHDIYDRAETLPLTEFEDYLKLIVAFADEL; translated from the coding sequence ATGATCAAAAAGCTCCTCTTGTCTTTCCTATTCTTCTTTTGCCTGTTAGTTTGTCAAGGCCAACATCTTCCCTATGCCAAAGAAGTGGTTCAAAAACTGGCTTCTCCAGCATTCAAGGGCAGAGGATATGTAGAAAAAGGAGAGCAAATTGCCGCACAATACGTGGCGGAGGAATTTGAAAAAATTGGATTGAAGCCTTTCAAAAAATCCTATTTCCAGACCTTTACAACTTCCGTCAATACCTTCCCTTCGGCTATGATGATAGCCCTCGATGGGAAAGAAATAGTTGCAGGACAAGATTATTTGGTCGAAGCAGGGTCTCCTGGTCTTTCTGGTAGTTTTCCAGTACTGAGCTTATCAGCCGAAGATATTTTAGATGAAGCGACTCTCATCCAAACGCTGCAAGAATCAAATAAAAAATTTATTTTGATTCAGGATTTTGATCGAAAGGAATTTGTAAAAGAACAACTTCAGAGAATCGATGAAGTCATATCATTCCTAAAATACAATCCTGAAAACCCCGCTGCTGGTACGATCATCCTTACCTCGGGCAAACTCACCTGGGGGGCATCTACTCAGCAGTATAGCAAACCTAACATCATCCTCAAGATAGACAGCACATACACTGCTATCAATCAAATTTCATTGGAAATAGGAAATCAATTTTACAAAAATTACAAAACTCAGAATGTCATCGGTTTCATGACAGGCGAGCGATCTGATTCCTTGATGGTATATACGGCGCACTATGATCATCTCGGCATGATGGGCGAAAATGCAATATTCCCTGGCGCCAATGACAATGCCAGTGGTGTAGCCATGCTACTTAGCCTAGCCAAACACTACCAAACTCACCCTCCGCGATTCAACACGATCTTCATCGCCTTTGGTGGAGAAGAATTGGGGTTATTGGGATCACAGTATTTCGTCCAAAACCCACTTTTTGATCTATCCAAAATTAAATTTCTCGTCAACTTTGACATCACAGGCACGGGCGAGGACGGCATACAAGTAGTAAATGGATCAGTCTATCGGGAACAGTTTGACCGACTAACAGCAATCAATGACGAAATGGAGTTGCTAAGTCAAGTCAAAATCAGAGGCCAAGCCTGCAACAGTGATCACTGCATGTTTGATCAGATGGGAGTACCCTGTTTTTTCATCTACACGTTGGGTGGGATTCAAGCCTACCACGACATCTACGATCGCGCTGAAACACTGCCGCTGACGGAGTTTGAAGACTATTTGAAGTTGATAGTGGCGTTTGCGGATGAACTGTGA
- a CDS encoding toxin-antitoxin system YwqK family antitoxin, producing MHILRRVTILALIFLAHTAYSQDFYLDIIKDSTLVRSGKKMNGFKQGLWVYRDAQKNYVASGYFVDGTPDSTWFLYKNNQATERVSLRNGEKNGPYVVFDDAGAVILETFYESNILDGRYIEYYPAGSPALTGYYDQGKKDSIWIEYSPYGLKNFIQMYKKGISMGEWYYYHSNGKVSIKENYLNGYLSGERVEYYKNGGVAVKSHYKYGVLNGAYEEYFENGNLSAKGKFVSGQKDDVWINMTENNTVYSMGSYKNDLKHGHWKYFYPSGALELEGDFLNDQKNGQWMEYYQSGKLKSIGSFHLDLKNGLWGRFYENGQLLQDENWAFGHLMEVSEFFTAKGDALPKGTLKQGNGIRYAYYPSGVLKSEENFVGGYAEGVAKYYFDNGNLESTGEFKDNEPTGTWIYYNQRGKIILEKDF from the coding sequence ATGCATATCCTACGTCGTGTCACGATATTGGCACTTATTTTTCTGGCTCACACTGCTTATTCTCAAGATTTTTATCTGGATATAATCAAAGACTCTACCCTCGTCCGTTCGGGTAAAAAAATGAATGGGTTCAAACAAGGGCTATGGGTCTATAGAGATGCCCAGAAAAACTATGTTGCCAGTGGTTATTTTGTAGATGGTACTCCTGATAGTACTTGGTTTCTCTACAAAAACAATCAAGCGACCGAAAGGGTATCTCTTCGCAATGGGGAAAAAAACGGTCCCTATGTGGTCTTTGATGATGCCGGAGCGGTGATTTTGGAGACATTCTACGAATCCAATATCCTAGACGGTCGCTACATCGAGTATTACCCTGCAGGTAGTCCTGCACTGACGGGCTACTATGACCAGGGCAAGAAGGATAGCATCTGGATCGAGTACAGTCCCTATGGCCTCAAGAACTTCATTCAGATGTACAAGAAGGGCATCTCGATGGGAGAGTGGTACTACTATCATAGCAATGGCAAAGTGTCTATCAAAGAAAATTACCTCAATGGCTACCTGAGTGGTGAGCGTGTGGAGTATTATAAAAACGGTGGGGTAGCAGTCAAGTCGCATTACAAATATGGTGTGCTCAATGGTGCCTATGAGGAATATTTTGAGAATGGCAACCTGAGTGCCAAGGGCAAATTCGTGTCTGGACAGAAAGACGATGTCTGGATCAATATGACCGAAAACAACACAGTCTACTCGATGGGAAGCTATAAAAATGACCTGAAGCACGGACACTGGAAGTATTTTTATCCATCGGGCGCTTTGGAGCTAGAAGGGGATTTCCTCAATGATCAAAAAAACGGCCAGTGGATGGAGTATTATCAGAGCGGAAAACTCAAATCGATAGGGAGCTTTCATCTGGATTTGAAAAATGGCCTTTGGGGTCGGTTTTATGAAAACGGCCAGCTCTTGCAGGATGAAAACTGGGCCTTCGGTCACCTGATGGAAGTCAGTGAGTTTTTTACAGCCAAGGGTGATGCACTACCCAAGGGGACACTCAAACAAGGCAATGGCATCCGCTATGCCTACTACCCCAGCGGTGTGTTGAAGTCAGAAGAGAACTTCGTCGGTGGCTATGCCGAGGGAGTGGCCAAATACTACTTTGACAATGGCAACCTAGAGTCTACCGGTGAGTTCAAGGACAACGAACCCACCGGCACATGGATCTACTACAATCAGCGCGGCAAGATTATCTTGGAGAAGGATTTTTGA
- the hslV gene encoding ATP-dependent protease subunit HslV: MSKHPIIKSTTVCAIKHNGQVAIGADGQATLGNTVAKSNVKKIRKLQDGKIVTGFAGSTADAFTLLERMDAKLNSYGGNMKRAAIELAKDWRTDRYLRKLEAMLIVADKDEILIVSGTGDVLEPDNDVATIGSGSMYAQAAALAMKKFAGDKMTAEEMVRESLNIAADICIYTNHNLVVETVS; the protein is encoded by the coding sequence ATGTCAAAACATCCCATCATCAAATCAACCACAGTCTGTGCCATCAAACACAACGGGCAAGTAGCCATAGGTGCCGACGGCCAAGCCACATTGGGCAATACAGTTGCCAAAAGCAATGTCAAAAAAATCCGTAAGCTACAAGATGGCAAAATCGTAACTGGTTTTGCAGGATCAACTGCCGATGCATTCACCTTGCTAGAAAGAATGGATGCCAAGCTCAACTCCTACGGAGGCAACATGAAGCGTGCCGCCATCGAGCTGGCCAAAGATTGGAGGACAGATCGCTACTTACGCAAACTGGAGGCCATGCTCATCGTAGCTGACAAAGACGAAATCCTCATCGTATCTGGTACAGGTGATGTCCTAGAGCCAGACAACGACGTAGCAACCATCGGATCAGGCAGTATGTACGCCCAAGCAGCAGCACTCGCCATGAAGAAATTCGCTGGAGACAAAATGACCGCCGAAGAAATGGTCAGAGAAAGCCTCAACATCGCCGCAGACATCTGCATCTATACCAACCACAACTTGGTGGTAGAGACAGTGTCTTGA
- a CDS encoding SOS response-associated peptidase: MIDRYAIYSDFKDINKRFGLVGEEFTVPNYNASPAQQLPVIANKAKKGISFFYWGTNKQWSNNKSISPKLLAAPLDQLSKSTTLKTALSKRRCIIPVNGFYQWKQYSKKRMTPHYFYSPHEALISLPGIWEEYEDMDGKTNYTFKIIEVKNYSGISEYGDTMPAVLPQDMEAKWLDDYSSDEELLAILNNRSEILKLTNHPVSPHISVVTNNSADLIKPQAQVDQLGNYTLFE, from the coding sequence ATGATCGATAGATACGCTATATATTCAGATTTTAAGGACATCAACAAGCGGTTTGGTTTGGTTGGAGAGGAATTTACTGTTCCTAATTACAACGCATCGCCTGCTCAGCAGCTGCCCGTCATCGCCAACAAGGCCAAGAAGGGAATCTCTTTCTTCTACTGGGGTACCAACAAGCAATGGTCCAACAATAAAAGTATTTCTCCCAAATTGTTGGCGGCTCCATTGGATCAACTGTCAAAAAGTACGACACTGAAAACCGCACTGTCTAAGAGACGCTGCATCATCCCTGTCAATGGATTTTATCAGTGGAAGCAATACAGCAAGAAAAGAATGACACCTCATTATTTTTATTCACCCCATGAGGCACTGATCAGCCTGCCTGGTATCTGGGAGGAATATGAAGACATGGATGGCAAAACAAATTATACCTTCAAGATCATCGAGGTGAAAAATTACTCTGGGATCAGCGAATATGGGGATACTATGCCTGCCGTACTGCCGCAAGACATGGAGGCCAAATGGCTGGATGACTACAGCTCGGATGAAGAGCTATTGGCGATATTAAATAACCGCAGCGAAATCCTCAAACTGACCAATCACCCTGTCTCTCCACACATCAGTGTAGTGACCAACAACTCTGCTGACCTGATCAAACCACAGGCGCAGGTGGATCAACTGGGGAACTACACGCTTTTCGAATGA
- a CDS encoding 3-oxoacyl-ACP synthase III family protein, producing MKQARIIGTGHYVPANVVKNADLEALMDTNDAWIQERTGIKERRHIVPGGEDTTSTMGAKASQMAIQKAGVTVDEIDFIIFATLSPDYYFPGPGVMLQKQLGFKKEIGALDVRNQCSGFIYSLSVADQFIKTGMYKTILVVGSEVHSGGLDMTTRGRGVSVIFGDGAGAIVMQATNDKDKGVLSTHLHAEGQFAEELALIAPATTDWIPNYIERNDPEDIRYYPYMNGNFVFKNAVVRFQEVINEALEANHCSADQIDLLIPHQANLRISQFIQKQMNLSDDRVFNNIQKYGNTTAASIPLALSEAVEQGKVKSGDLLCLAAFGSGFTWASALIRW from the coding sequence ATGAAGCAAGCAAGAATAATTGGTACGGGGCATTATGTGCCAGCGAATGTTGTGAAGAATGCTGATTTGGAAGCACTCATGGATACCAATGATGCTTGGATTCAAGAAAGAACGGGGATCAAAGAAAGAAGGCATATTGTCCCGGGTGGTGAAGACACCACCTCTACCATGGGAGCCAAGGCTTCTCAGATGGCCATCCAAAAAGCTGGGGTCACTGTGGATGAAATTGATTTTATCATCTTTGCTACATTGAGTCCGGACTATTATTTCCCTGGTCCTGGGGTGATGTTGCAAAAGCAACTGGGGTTTAAAAAGGAGATAGGAGCTTTGGATGTTCGAAACCAATGTTCAGGATTTATTTACTCCCTATCTGTGGCAGATCAGTTCATCAAGACGGGTATGTACAAGACCATTTTGGTCGTGGGTAGCGAAGTGCACAGTGGAGGACTGGATATGACCACTCGTGGCAGAGGGGTCTCTGTGATCTTCGGAGATGGTGCTGGAGCTATTGTGATGCAAGCTACCAATGACAAGGACAAAGGAGTGCTGTCGACACACTTGCACGCCGAAGGACAGTTTGCTGAGGAGTTGGCTTTGATCGCCCCAGCGACTACTGATTGGATCCCCAACTACATCGAGAGAAATGATCCCGAAGACATTCGATACTATCCGTACATGAATGGCAACTTTGTATTCAAAAATGCTGTCGTACGCTTCCAAGAAGTAATCAACGAAGCCTTGGAAGCCAATCATTGTAGTGCTGATCAGATTGACCTATTGATCCCGCACCAGGCCAACCTGAGGATCAGTCAGTTCATCCAAAAGCAGATGAATCTCAGCGATGATCGTGTTTTCAACAACATTCAAAAATATGGTAATACTACTGCTGCCTCGATTCCACTAGCGCTCAGTGAGGCTGTGGAACAAGGCAAAGTCAAATCTGGTGATTTGCTTTGTCTGGCGGCCTTTGGCAGTGGTTTTACTTGGGCTTCTGCATTGATTCGATGGTAA